A genomic window from Tolypothrix sp. PCC 7910 includes:
- a CDS encoding CDP-alcohol phosphatidyltransferase family protein has protein sequence MNQKLIPSGLVLFRFLIAPFLLWDALDGKTSIWFIVGFIAAFLSDIFDGIIARRLGVSTAELRQADSWADVCLFSCIFVSAWLVHKDVLIAYQLPLLTVIIAQLVWWIVNLVKYGKPASYHTYSAKFWGITLAIAIISLFGFNYAGISLWLTCIAGVAYSIEEIAMTMILPVWTHDVLSIFHALKLREQLLIQKDEIAS, from the coding sequence ATGAACCAGAAATTAATTCCCAGTGGACTAGTACTATTTCGCTTTTTAATTGCACCTTTTCTTCTCTGGGATGCTCTTGATGGTAAAACTAGTATTTGGTTCATCGTTGGCTTTATCGCCGCCTTCCTCTCAGATATTTTTGATGGCATTATTGCCCGCAGACTTGGTGTTAGTACTGCCGAATTAAGACAAGCTGATAGCTGGGCTGATGTTTGCCTTTTTAGTTGTATATTTGTGAGTGCTTGGCTAGTACATAAAGATGTTTTAATTGCTTATCAATTGCCCTTGCTCACAGTGATTATTGCTCAATTGGTATGGTGGATAGTGAATTTAGTAAAATATGGTAAACCCGCTAGCTATCACACCTATTCAGCTAAGTTTTGGGGTATCACTCTTGCCATTGCGATTATTTCTTTATTCGGCTTTAACTATGCAGGAATTTCCTTATGGCTAACTTGTATTGCTGGCGTAGCTTACAGTATCGAAGAAATAGCCATGACAATGATTCTGCCCGTATGGACACATGATGTATTAAGCATTTTCCACGCCCTAAAATTACGCGAACAACTATTAATACAAAAAGACGAAATTGCATCATAG
- a CDS encoding CO2 hydration protein: MTTTVNTKTKLPPSAHEFAEVIHRLEAGGSMLPDTPENLMQIIGLYKAYAVPMDFYWRDLLYIAEQEFLNPFPFFKYFLPKEYLDRHNHYAGDDADLRIWRGQATAHPELLAFIEKGETGKMPKLFHHLFHDRINMEFAEACMRAMLWHRQMYAPVNQFDAYLDSDEYRANADRAIKAYFKGNPVMLALHKMFPDMFIEQCRQMSYYSNLGLFWEVMAPVFFEMSDIYDEGGFKGVPDAMQFLVNGIFAIAGRPIYHHVYIDGECYEIIPKSKGFTWLYEAALPYVEAVFYRTAPFRGTKSYNAQAGQVPDDQKDFHYGILYADVFPVGTAGIPPTLLMQDMLHFLPQYLLDYYQKYCRGEEDMLIQLGVSFQRSMYNVTSAVIQALRTALLYPLDDPNPKHLQANREFFEAQLSRFTRADYNMRDAARLRDIQSQDYR, from the coding sequence ATGACAACAACTGTTAATACAAAAACTAAATTACCTCCTTCAGCCCATGAATTTGCTGAAGTAATTCATCGCTTAGAAGCTGGCGGTTCTATGCTGCCCGATACCCCAGAAAACTTAATGCAAATTATCGGCTTGTATAAGGCTTATGCAGTGCCGATGGATTTTTACTGGCGGGATTTACTTTATATTGCAGAACAAGAATTTTTAAATCCTTTTCCTTTCTTTAAATACTTCTTACCTAAAGAGTATTTAGACCGACATAATCATTATGCTGGTGATGATGCCGATTTAAGAATTTGGCGGGGACAAGCTACAGCCCATCCCGAATTATTGGCATTTATCGAGAAAGGTGAAACTGGCAAAATGCCAAAATTATTTCACCATTTATTCCACGATCGCATTAACATGGAGTTTGCTGAAGCTTGTATGCGGGCTATGCTTTGGCATCGTCAAATGTATGCGCCAGTCAACCAGTTTGACGCTTACCTAGACTCAGACGAATATAGAGCTAACGCTGATAGGGCAATTAAAGCTTACTTCAAAGGCAACCCGGTAATGTTGGCACTGCACAAGATGTTCCCTGATATGTTCATCGAACAGTGTCGCCAGATGTCATATTACTCTAACCTGGGCTTATTCTGGGAAGTCATGGCACCTGTATTCTTTGAAATGTCGGATATTTACGACGAAGGCGGGTTTAAAGGTGTCCCCGACGCAATGCAGTTTTTGGTGAATGGCATTTTTGCGATCGCAGGTCGTCCGATTTACCATCATGTATATATAGATGGCGAATGCTATGAAATCATTCCCAAATCTAAGGGTTTCACCTGGCTATACGAAGCAGCATTACCCTATGTAGAAGCAGTTTTCTACCGTACCGCACCTTTTAGAGGCACAAAATCTTATAATGCTCAAGCAGGGCAAGTACCTGATGACCAAAAAGATTTCCACTATGGCATTCTCTACGCTGATGTCTTCCCTGTAGGTACAGCCGGTATTCCACCCACATTGTTGATGCAAGATATGTTACACTTCTTGCCTCAATATCTGCTTGACTATTACCAAAAATATTGCCGTGGCGAAGAAGATATGTTGATTCAGTTAGGAGTTAGTTTCCAACGGTCAATGTACAATGTAACTTCTGCGGTAATTCAAGCGTTACGCACAGCATTGTTATATCCTTTAGATGACCCTAATCCTAAGCATTTACAAGCAAACCGGGAATTCTTTGAAGCCCAGTTAAGTCGCTTTACTCGTGCTGATTACAATATGCGTGATGCTGCACGTTTACGGGATATTCAAAGCCAAGACTATAGGTAG
- a CDS encoding AbrB family transcriptional regulator: MNHSFSVAPIVEESTAANPIDAQQHLFVKQLAVLILEMLLALPLGFSLAKFNIGGIVWIFGGIAAGAIVLQVCRIFFQYYPKPNRTARKAGMALVGLTVGASSSHSDLASVASGMPIFILLTIFLLLCGICIGYIYSRVSQTNLLTAMLATVPGGVGIMAAIAADYDKNVTLVALVQALRVTSVVFLIPLIARTTFSSSWHQQAIPMQSNLLNFEPSQLGLLLLALGITALIVYLAIFLKIPAGDFFGALLIGLAFNPVLNLLPVASGLHFTAPPLINLVGQMLLGITIGEYWGDKPSFNAKTIGYAVMSVAMTLIAGAIAAMLAMQLTSWDWLTCLLVTAPGGSAEMILVALVLNHNVEVVTTGHLVRLIAINSSLPIWIFLFRRLDSQSS; encoded by the coding sequence ATGAATCATAGCTTTAGTGTTGCTCCTATTGTTGAGGAATCAACTGCTGCAAATCCTATTGATGCTCAACAGCATTTATTTGTCAAGCAGTTAGCTGTCTTGATTTTAGAAATGCTGCTGGCATTGCCTTTAGGTTTCAGCCTCGCAAAGTTTAATATTGGGGGAATAGTTTGGATATTTGGGGGTATTGCGGCTGGCGCTATAGTTTTGCAGGTTTGTCGAATTTTTTTCCAATATTACCCCAAACCAAACCGGACTGCGAGAAAAGCTGGTATGGCACTTGTGGGGCTAACAGTAGGTGCTTCTAGTAGCCATAGTGATTTGGCTAGTGTTGCGTCTGGGATGCCGATATTTATTTTATTAACAATTTTTCTGTTACTTTGTGGAATCTGTATTGGCTATATTTATTCCCGTGTTAGCCAAACTAACTTGTTAACAGCAATGCTGGCGACGGTTCCCGGCGGTGTGGGAATTATGGCAGCTATTGCAGCCGATTATGATAAAAATGTCACCTTAGTGGCGCTAGTTCAAGCCTTGCGGGTAACAAGCGTAGTTTTTCTGATTCCTTTGATTGCGAGAACCACATTTAGTAGTTCTTGGCATCAACAAGCAATTCCTATGCAAAGTAATTTACTCAATTTTGAGCCATCGCAATTAGGATTACTTTTATTAGCGCTGGGTATCACTGCATTAATAGTTTATTTGGCGATATTCTTGAAGATTCCCGCAGGTGATTTTTTTGGTGCTTTGCTGATTGGCTTAGCCTTTAACCCAGTGCTAAATTTACTGCCTGTGGCATCTGGTCTTCATTTTACTGCACCACCACTAATTAATTTAGTTGGTCAAATGCTGTTAGGAATTACCATTGGGGAGTATTGGGGAGATAAACCCAGCTTCAATGCCAAAACTATCGGCTATGCAGTCATGTCTGTGGCTATGACTTTAATTGCAGGTGCGATCGCTGCTATGCTAGCTATGCAATTAACTTCTTGGGATTGGTTAACTTGCCTGTTGGTAACCGCCCCAGGAGGTTCAGCAGAAATGATTCTCGTCGCCTTGGTATTGAATCATAATGTGGAAGTTGTCACCACAGGTCATTTAGTCAGGCTAATTGCAATTAACAGTTCCCTACCCATTTGGATATTTCTGTTTCGCCGTCTTGATAGCCAATCATCGTAG
- a CDS encoding nuclear transport factor 2 family protein, with product MSNTSIEKLVAAYFANMASMNPEGWVENFAEDALSYDPVGEAPAKVHEGFRQFIGQLQAVFTKLEATTEDIFVGGNEAAVKWTMQGISKSGKSVTFAGITIFEINAAGKIQTTRAYWNPAAMIAQLRS from the coding sequence ATGTCAAATACAAGCATTGAAAAATTAGTTGCTGCTTACTTTGCTAATATGGCTAGTATGAACCCTGAAGGCTGGGTAGAAAACTTTGCTGAAGATGCATTAAGCTACGATCCAGTAGGTGAAGCACCAGCAAAAGTACATGAAGGATTCCGTCAGTTTATTGGACAATTGCAAGCAGTTTTTACCAAACTAGAAGCCACAACCGAGGATATTTTCGTAGGTGGTAATGAAGCAGCAGTGAAGTGGACAATGCAAGGAATTAGCAAAAGTGGTAAATCAGTAACTTTTGCAGGAATTACTATTTTTGAGATTAACGCAGCAGGTAAAATTCAAACTACTCGCGCTTACTGGAATCCAGCAGCAATGATAGCGCAACTGCGTTCTTAA
- a CDS encoding DUF3598 family protein — MMNAPERNWSTLFGDHTPEGVSWYGIWTSYALNQEVINSLKCVRNFRSNADQTIIYHTNSYEYADGSKEEKTWQIDKQICNQDDGILHPGLPTMRTLAITPEIYAVLVRNFEPGKRFGMELFFRNEEWRTSVVVMCGENSDIERFTQIREYLGSFPVKPPDPVVKDIDGQWIGEKQYINADLSVSNVESIENLTLASLEDSYQAVFLPDGIVINTPKSLQIGQEFSIIVGKFVSANKFKRLTAKYDKLGNFQRLTSEIFYRQ; from the coding sequence ATGATGAATGCACCAGAACGCAACTGGTCAACTTTATTTGGTGATCATACTCCAGAAGGTGTTAGCTGGTATGGAATATGGACTAGTTATGCTCTCAATCAAGAAGTGATTAACTCTTTAAAATGCGTGAGAAATTTTCGTTCTAACGCGGATCAAACAATTATTTATCATACGAATAGTTACGAATATGCCGATGGTAGTAAAGAAGAAAAAACTTGGCAAATAGATAAGCAAATTTGTAATCAAGATGATGGCATTCTTCATCCTGGATTACCTACTATGAGGACGCTAGCTATTACTCCCGAAATTTATGCAGTTTTAGTAAGAAATTTTGAACCAGGAAAAAGGTTTGGCATGGAGTTATTCTTCAGAAATGAAGAGTGGCGAACTAGTGTTGTAGTGATGTGCGGAGAAAATAGCGATATAGAAAGATTTACTCAGATTCGTGAATATTTAGGCAGCTTCCCTGTAAAACCTCCCGATCCAGTAGTAAAAGATATTGATGGTCAATGGATAGGAGAAAAACAGTATATTAATGCTGACTTAAGTGTTTCAAATGTTGAATCTATTGAAAATTTAACTTTAGCTTCTCTTGAAGATAGTTATCAAGCTGTATTTTTACCTGATGGTATTGTTATTAATACGCCTAAAAGTTTGCAAATTGGGCAAGAGTTTAGCATTATAGTTGGTAAGTTTGTATCTGCAAATAAATTTAAGCGACTAACTGCAAAATATGACAAGCTGGGTAATTTTCAGCGATTGACTTCAGAAATATTTTATCGGCAATAA
- a CDS encoding Lin0512 family protein — MARKRFIIEMGMGVDQHGQEPTVAAARAVRNAIAHNALPGVWEVAGLNDPNEMIVEVQVAVPYPEQVRQEEVLAVLPFGRKTLTVESGGMVVQGRAIPSLNDKNDEMLIAVAAVTVFIDSE, encoded by the coding sequence GTGGCTAGAAAACGCTTTATTATCGAGATGGGCATGGGAGTAGACCAACATGGACAAGAACCAACAGTAGCAGCAGCCAGGGCGGTAAGAAATGCGATCGCACATAATGCTTTACCCGGTGTTTGGGAAGTTGCTGGTTTAAATGACCCCAATGAGATGATTGTGGAAGTTCAAGTAGCAGTACCATACCCAGAACAGGTAAGACAAGAGGAAGTATTAGCGGTATTACCATTTGGGCGTAAAACTCTCACTGTGGAATCTGGGGGGATGGTAGTTCAAGGGCGCGCAATTCCCTCTCTCAACGATAAAAATGATGAGATGTTAATAGCCGTGGCTGCTGTGACTGTGTTTATTGATAGTGAATAA
- a CDS encoding LD-carboxypeptidase — translation MHINRRQFLTSIGLATLATQVQPFTAQGQLSRNTTLKPPHLQIGDTVGLIAPASTVDSQDIETAQRNIADLGLKLKLGKHILDRYGYLAGKDRDRAFDLNSMFADPSVKAIIAMRGGWGCNRILPWLNYTDIRKHPKILLGYSDITSLLLGINARSRLITFHGPVATSTWNQFTVDYFRRILFNKEAITMQNPTSGEVKIEIITPGKAKGKLIGGNLSVLSAMIGSMYLPAWQNSILFIEEIDEDVYRVDRMLTQLKNAGILNQIAGFIFAQCTDCSLGDAPNFTLMQVLQDHIRPLNIPAWYGSMIGHIKNKFTVPVGLQVEIDANLGTIKMLESAVI, via the coding sequence ATGCACATTAACCGTCGGCAATTTCTTACCAGCATTGGGTTAGCAACTTTAGCCACCCAGGTACAACCGTTTACAGCCCAAGGTCAATTATCTCGCAATACCACCCTGAAACCACCTCACCTGCAAATTGGCGATACTGTGGGGTTAATCGCCCCAGCAAGTACCGTTGACAGCCAAGATATAGAAACTGCACAGCGTAACATTGCAGATTTAGGGCTAAAACTGAAGCTAGGAAAGCATATTTTGGATCGTTATGGTTACTTAGCCGGGAAGGATCGCGATCGCGCTTTTGATTTAAACTCAATGTTTGCCGATCCATCGGTAAAAGCTATTATTGCCATGCGCGGCGGCTGGGGTTGCAATCGCATTTTACCCTGGCTTAATTACACTGATATTCGCAAGCATCCCAAAATTTTGCTGGGATACAGCGATATTACATCTTTATTATTAGGAATTAATGCCCGCAGTCGCTTAATTACTTTTCATGGCCCAGTTGCCACCTCTACCTGGAATCAGTTTACCGTAGATTACTTCCGGCGGATTTTGTTTAATAAAGAAGCCATAACCATGCAAAATCCCACGTCTGGGGAAGTGAAAATAGAAATAATTACCCCAGGAAAAGCCAAAGGTAAACTTATCGGTGGCAACCTATCTGTACTATCAGCCATGATAGGTTCAATGTACCTTCCTGCTTGGCAAAACAGCATTTTATTTATCGAAGAAATCGATGAAGATGTTTATCGTGTAGACCGAATGCTCACACAATTAAAAAATGCAGGGATACTTAATCAAATCGCTGGTTTTATTTTTGCCCAATGCACCGATTGCAGCCTGGGCGATGCACCAAATTTTACTTTAATGCAAGTATTACAAGACCACATCCGCCCGTTAAATATTCCTGCTTGGTATGGTTCGATGATTGGTCACATTAAAAATAAGTTTACCGTACCCGTTGGTTTACAAGTAGAAATCGATGCGAATTTAGGCACAATTAAAATGTTAGAGTCAGCCGTAATTTAA
- a CDS encoding DUF4910 domain-containing protein, producing the protein MVNLQEPVETAAKSSDIAQEIYQLITELYPICRSITGDGFRKTLKILQQHIPLSVHEVPTGTEVFDWKVPKEWNIKDAYIKNSQGEKIVDFANSNLHVVNYSIPVHQKISLSELKSHLFTLPDYPDWVPYRTSYYKESWGFCLTHNQFLQLQDEEYEVCIDSSLEPGHLTYGEYFIPGESSEEVLISCHACHPSLCNDNLSGIAIAVFLAKQLSQTANHYSYRFVFIPGTIGSITWLSVNEANVHRIKHGLVLTCLGDAGNFTYKKSRRGNTEIDEIVSYVLKNSDHDYKIIDFFPYGYDERQYCSPGFNLAVGCFMRSPHGSFPEYHTSADNLDFVKPQYLADSFAQCVSILHILDSNQVYVNQKPKCEPQLGKRGLYRSVGGQKDSGLNEMAILWVLNLADGDHTLLDIAQRSGMPFDDIKTAADRLAQTDLLKLIVSD; encoded by the coding sequence ATGGTAAATCTTCAAGAACCTGTAGAAACGGCTGCGAAAAGCAGTGATATAGCCCAAGAAATATATCAATTAATTACTGAACTATATCCAATCTGCCGCAGTATTACAGGTGATGGGTTTAGAAAAACTCTCAAGATTCTGCAACAGCATATTCCGTTGTCAGTGCATGAAGTACCAACAGGAACTGAGGTTTTTGATTGGAAAGTTCCTAAAGAATGGAATATTAAAGATGCTTATATTAAAAACTCTCAAGGTGAAAAAATTGTAGATTTCGCTAACTCTAATTTACACGTTGTTAATTATAGTATTCCGGTACATCAAAAGATATCACTAAGCGAATTAAAATCACATTTATTTACACTACCAGATTATCCTGATTGGGTTCCTTATCGGACTTCCTATTACAAAGAAAGTTGGGGTTTTTGTCTCACTCACAATCAGTTTTTACAACTGCAAGATGAAGAATATGAAGTGTGTATTGATTCATCTTTAGAACCGGGACATCTTACATACGGTGAGTATTTTATTCCCGGAGAAAGCAGCGAGGAAGTGTTGATTTCTTGTCACGCCTGTCATCCTTCACTGTGCAATGATAATCTTTCGGGAATTGCGATCGCAGTTTTTCTAGCCAAACAACTTAGCCAAACTGCAAATCATTATTCTTATCGGTTTGTTTTTATACCGGGAACTATTGGTTCAATTACTTGGCTATCTGTAAATGAAGCGAATGTACATCGCATCAAACATGGTTTAGTTTTAACTTGTTTAGGAGATGCGGGTAACTTTACTTACAAAAAAAGTCGCAGAGGTAATACCGAAATTGATGAGATTGTCAGTTATGTTCTGAAGAACTCAGATCACGATTATAAAATTATTGATTTCTTTCCCTATGGCTATGATGAACGACAATATTGCTCACCAGGATTTAATTTAGCTGTAGGTTGCTTTATGCGATCGCCTCATGGTAGCTTCCCAGAATATCACACATCAGCAGATAATTTGGACTTTGTAAAACCTCAATATCTGGCTGATTCTTTTGCTCAATGTGTTTCTATATTACATATTCTTGATAGTAATCAAGTTTATGTTAATCAAAAACCCAAATGTGAGCCACAGTTAGGGAAAAGAGGTTTATATAGGTCTGTTGGTGGGCAAAAAGATAGCGGATTAAATGAGATGGCTATTTTGTGGGTTTTGAATTTAGCTGATGGCGATCATACGCTGCTAGATATTGCTCAAAGGTCGGGAATGCCATTTGATGATATTAAAACTGCGGCGGATAGATTAGCGCAAACTGATTTGTTAAAACTCATAGTTAGTGATTGA
- a CDS encoding glutamate-1-semialdehyde 2,1-aminomutase, with protein sequence MTLADFKPSTTQSFAQSKALQQKSHSLIPGGSHTYAKGDDQFPQDAPGFIVRGEGCHVWDVDGNEFIEYGMGLRAITLGHAYPAVVEAAYRQMLLGNNFTRPATIEVECAEQLLSWVPGAEMVKFAKDGSTVTTAAITLARAYTGRDMVAICGDHPFFSYNDWFIGSTPMSAGIPQVIQDLTVKFTFNDVESVKALFANHPGKIACVILEPAKYEDPANNFLHEVQKLCRENGAIFILDEMITGFRWSGGNAQTCYDIVPDLSTFGKSMGNGFAVSALVGKRELMELGGIYHNKERVFLLSTTHGAENHGLAAAIATMNIFRTEGVIEHLYRQGERLSAGINQAIAAHGLEDYFQVVGLPCNLVYGTRDQNKQPSQAFRTLFMQETIKRGLILPSLVVSFSHSNQDIDFTIDAIGESLKVYRKALEYGIDEYLIGRPVKPVFRKYC encoded by the coding sequence ATGACCTTAGCTGATTTTAAACCCTCTACCACACAGTCTTTTGCACAGTCCAAGGCTCTACAACAAAAGAGTCATTCTCTAATTCCTGGTGGTTCTCATACTTACGCTAAAGGTGATGACCAATTTCCCCAAGATGCACCAGGCTTTATTGTCAGAGGTGAAGGGTGTCATGTATGGGATGTAGATGGCAATGAATTTATTGAATATGGCATGGGTTTGCGTGCCATTACTTTAGGACACGCTTATCCTGCTGTGGTAGAAGCAGCTTATCGGCAAATGCTGCTGGGTAATAACTTCACCCGTCCGGCAACCATTGAAGTAGAATGTGCCGAACAGCTTCTAAGTTGGGTTCCCGGCGCAGAAATGGTGAAGTTTGCTAAGGATGGTTCCACGGTAACTACTGCCGCAATTACTCTGGCTAGAGCATATACAGGCCGGGATATGGTTGCTATTTGTGGTGACCATCCCTTCTTTTCCTACAATGACTGGTTTATTGGCAGCACTCCCATGTCTGCGGGGATTCCTCAAGTAATTCAAGATTTGACGGTGAAATTCACATTTAATGACGTTGAAAGTGTGAAAGCCTTGTTTGCGAATCATCCCGGCAAGATTGCTTGTGTGATTTTAGAACCCGCTAAATATGAAGATCCAGCCAATAATTTTCTCCATGAAGTACAAAAACTTTGTCGAGAAAATGGCGCGATTTTCATCTTGGATGAAATGATTACTGGATTCCGTTGGTCTGGTGGAAATGCTCAAACCTGCTACGATATCGTTCCCGACTTATCTACATTTGGTAAAAGCATGGGTAATGGTTTCGCTGTTTCTGCACTGGTGGGGAAACGCGAACTCATGGAACTAGGTGGAATTTACCATAATAAAGAGCGCGTATTTTTGCTTTCTACGACTCACGGAGCCGAAAATCACGGACTAGCGGCGGCGATCGCGACTATGAACATCTTCCGTACAGAAGGTGTAATAGAGCATCTGTATCGACAAGGAGAAAGATTATCTGCGGGGATTAACCAGGCGATCGCAGCTCATGGACTGGAAGATTACTTCCAAGTTGTGGGACTTCCTTGCAATTTAGTTTATGGCACCCGCGACCAAAACAAACAACCATCCCAAGCATTTAGAACTCTCTTTATGCAAGAAACTATTAAACGCGGGTTGATTCTGCCTTCTTTGGTGGTGAGCTTCTCCCATAGTAATCAAGATATTGATTTCACAATTGATGCAATTGGCGAATCTTTAAAGGTTTACCGCAAAGCTCTAGAATATGGAATTGATGAGTATCTGATTGGCCGTCCAGTCAAACCTGTGTTTAGAAAATATTGTTAG
- the rfbC gene encoding dTDP-4-dehydrorhamnose 3,5-epimerase, which produces MIFTETKLKGAFIIDLELRQDSRGFFARTFCINEFAAHGLKTTIAQCNVSFNYKQGTLRGMHYQTPPSQETKLVRCIHGAIYDVIIDLRPESPTYLSHIGVELTAENRRGLYIPDRFAHGFQTLTDDTEVMYQMGDFYAPEYSTGYRYDDPAFGIVWPLPISEISEKDLAWNLFEQKNIGTLAGR; this is translated from the coding sequence ATGATTTTCACAGAAACAAAGCTCAAAGGGGCATTTATTATTGACTTAGAGTTAAGACAAGATAGTCGTGGTTTTTTTGCTCGGACTTTTTGCATTAATGAATTTGCAGCTCATGGTCTAAAAACCACAATTGCTCAATGCAATGTATCTTTTAACTATAAGCAAGGGACACTGCGAGGAATGCATTATCAAACTCCTCCTTCGCAGGAAACCAAGTTAGTCCGTTGTATCCACGGCGCTATCTATGATGTGATTATCGATTTACGTCCAGAATCTCCCACTTATTTATCGCATATTGGTGTGGAGCTAACTGCGGAAAATCGCCGTGGGTTATATATACCTGATAGGTTTGCCCACGGTTTTCAAACCTTAACTGATGATACTGAAGTGATGTATCAGATGGGTGATTTCTATGCGCCAGAATATTCCACAGGCTACCGCTACGATGACCCAGCTTTTGGAATTGTCTGGCCTCTACCGATAAGTGAAATTTCCGAAAAGGATCTGGCTTGGAATTTATTTGAGCAGAAAAATATCGGGACACTAGCGGGAAGATAA
- a CDS encoding PIG-L deacetylase family protein yields the protein MLKLSFDKTAESEYRILCLGAHCDDIEIGCGGTILKLIENYEKVIIYWVVFSSNEKRAAEANTSANIFLKEVQTKKVIIKEFRDGFLPFHGIEVKECFEQLKQEFSPDIIFTHYRDDRHQDHRLISDLTWNTFRNHLILEYEIPKYDGDLGIPNFFVHLDEGICRRKIQYILDAFATQNNKQWFTDETFRSILRIRGIESNSPGNYAEAFYCRKIFF from the coding sequence ATGCTCAAGCTTAGCTTTGATAAGACAGCCGAATCTGAGTATAGAATTCTCTGTCTGGGTGCTCATTGCGATGATATTGAGATTGGCTGTGGCGGCACAATTTTAAAGCTAATAGAAAATTATGAAAAAGTGATTATCTATTGGGTAGTATTTAGTTCTAATGAAAAAAGAGCCGCTGAAGCAAATACAAGTGCTAATATATTTTTAAAAGAAGTACAGACAAAGAAAGTTATTATTAAAGAGTTCCGCGATGGCTTTCTGCCTTTTCACGGAATAGAAGTGAAAGAATGCTTTGAGCAATTAAAGCAAGAATTTTCACCAGATATAATTTTTACTCATTACAGAGACGATCGCCATCAAGATCATCGCTTAATCTCTGATTTAACTTGGAACACATTTAGAAACCATTTGATTTTGGAATATGAAATACCCAAGTATGACGGCGACTTGGGGATTCCCAATTTCTTTGTGCATTTAGATGAAGGTATCTGTCGGCGCAAAATTCAGTACATTCTGGATGCATTCGCTACACAGAATAATAAACAATGGTTTACGGACGAAACTTTCCGTTCCATCTTAAGAATCCGAGGAATTGAATCTAATTCTCCGGGTAATTATGCTGAAGCATTTTACTGCCGTAAAATCTTTTTTTAA
- a CDS encoding sugar phosphate nucleotidyltransferase produces the protein MKVVLFCGGLGTRMRDYSESIPKPMVNIGYRPILWHVMKYYAHYGHKDFILCLGYKADLIKSYFLNYNEWLSNNFTLSGGSKIQLFNHDIQDWNITFVDTGLTANIGQRFKAVEEYLEGEEVFLANYSDGLTDLHLPTYIDNFYRRDKIGSFLCVRPSQSFHLVDIGENDLVHDLKDVKQREIWINGGYFIFKKDIFKYINYGEELVLEPFQRLIAQEQLIAYKYTGFFGVMDTFKEKQVLDDMYTQGHRPWEVWRDKKLEVSNA, from the coding sequence ATGAAAGTCGTTTTATTTTGTGGCGGTTTAGGAACAAGAATGAGAGATTATTCGGAAAGTATTCCTAAACCAATGGTGAATATCGGATATAGACCGATATTATGGCATGTAATGAAATATTATGCCCACTATGGACATAAAGATTTTATTTTGTGTCTCGGTTATAAAGCTGACTTAATTAAGAGCTATTTCTTAAACTATAATGAATGGCTTTCTAATAACTTTACCTTATCTGGCGGTAGCAAAATCCAACTATTTAATCATGATATTCAAGATTGGAATATCACATTTGTAGATACAGGTTTAACTGCGAATATTGGACAAAGATTTAAGGCTGTTGAAGAATATTTAGAGGGAGAAGAAGTTTTTTTAGCTAACTACAGTGATGGGTTAACAGATTTACATCTTCCTACATATATTGACAATTTTTATCGCCGTGATAAGATAGGCAGCTTTTTGTGTGTCAGACCTAGCCAAAGTTTCCATTTGGTTGACATTGGTGAAAATGATTTGGTGCATGATCTCAAAGATGTCAAACAGCGGGAAATTTGGATTAATGGCGGATATTTTATCTTTAAGAAAGATATCTTCAAATATATTAATTACGGTGAAGAACTGGTACTTGAGCCTTTCCAACGCCTAATTGCTCAAGAACAGCTAATTGCTTACAAATACACTGGCTTCTTTGGAGTAATGGATACTTTTAAAGAGAAGCAAGTGTTAGATGATATGTACACTCAAGGCCATCGTCCTTGGGAAGTTTGGCGAGATAAGAAATTGGAAGTTAGCAATGCATAG